The nucleotide sequence CTTCCCCATCGCGGGCGGCACGCTGGCCGGTGAGAGCCTGCCGGGCGTCATGACCTGGGCGCGGGCCTACGTGAAGGACGACGTGCTGTGGATGGACGTCGGCAAGGGCGAGGTGGTGAAGCTCCCGCCCGAAGTGCGCGACGCCTGGTGGAACGGCACCACGCGCGAGTGGCCGTTCATGGCCGCCGACATGGGGATCTCGCGCGACACGCTGATGGCGCACTACCTCTCGAACCACGTGGCCGTGGCGTACGGCGACGTGTTCGAAGAAATGGTCGCGCTCTCGCAAGAGCTCGGGTTCCGCGTGCGCATCCTCGGGCGCGCCGCATGACCCCCCTCACCTTGGGCGTCGACGTCGGGACAGGCAGCGCGCGCGCCGGGCTCTTCGACGCGAGCGGCGCCCTCCGCGGGCTCGGCGTGTGCCCGATCGCGATGGGCACCCCCGAGGAGGACTTCGCCGAGCAGTCCTCCGAGGACATCTGGCGCGCGTGCGGCGTGGCCGTGCGCGCGGCGTTGGCCAGCGCCGGCGCGACCGCCGACGACGTCGCGGGCGTGGGCTTCGACGCGACCTGCTCGCTCGTGGTGCTCGACGCGGACGACGCGCCCGTCACCGCGAGCCCCACCGGCGACGACGCGTGGAACGTCATCGTGTGGATGGACCACCGCGCGATCGACCAGACGCGCCGCGTGAACGACGCGGCGCGCGCGGGCGGCCACGAGGTGTTGCGGTACGTGGGTGGCGCGATCTCGGTGGAGATGCAGACGCCCAAGCTGCTCTGGCTGAAGGAGCGCCTGCCGGCGAGCTTCCAGCGGGCACGACGCTTCCTGGATCTCCCTGATTTTCTTACGTTTCGCGCCACAGGCGACGACACCCGATCCCTGTGCTCCACGGCCTGCAAGTGGACCTACCTCGCGCGGAGCGCTCCTCGCGACGCGCGCGACGCGGTCACCGAGTCCGGCTGGCAGGCGCCGTTCTTCCGGGACGTGGGCCTCGGCGAGCTCGCCGACGAGGGCTTCTCGCGCCTCGGCCAGCGCGTGGCGCCGATGGGGCAGCGGGTCGGCGGGCTCACCGAGCGCGCCGCGCGCGAGCTCGGGCTCCGCGCCGGCACCCCGGTCGGCGCTTCGATCATCGACGCCCACGCGGGCGGCCTCGGTCTCCTGGGCATGACGATCGACGGGCAGGCACCCACCGCAGAGACCCTCGACCGCCGCCTCGCGCTCATCGGCGGCACCTCCACGTGCCACATGGCGGTGTCGCGGGAGCCGCGCTTCATCCCCGGCATTTGGGGCCCCTACTTCTCCGCCATGGTCCCCGACCTCTGGCTGACGGAGGGCGGGCAGTCGGCCACCGGCGCGCTCCTCGATCACACCCTCGCCACCCACGCGCTCGGCGCCGAGCTCTCGCGCGACGCGGCCGCGAGGGGACTCCGCGCGACCGATCTCTTGCACGAGCGGCTCGACGCGCTCGCCGCAGGCGCGCCGTTCGCGGCCGCCCTCACGCGCGACCTCCACGTGCTGCCCGATCACCACGGCAACCGCTCACCGCGGGCCGACGCGAGCCTGCGTGGGATGGTCTCGGGGCTGAAGCTCACAGGCTCGATCGACGCGCTCGCGTTGCTCTACCTCGCCACGGTGCAAGCGCTCGCGCACGGCACGCGCCACATCGTCGATACGATGAACGCCCACGGCTACCGCATCGACACGCTGCTCGCGACCGGCGGCGACGCGAAGAACGCCGTCTTTCTGCGCGAGCACGCCGACGCGACCGGGTGCCGCATCGTGCTCCCGCGCGAGCCCGAGGCCGTGCTGCTCGGCGCGGCCATGCTCGGCGCCACCGCGGCCGGACACCACCCAGGCGTGCTCGCCGCGATGAACGCGATGAGCTCGGCGGCGCGTGTCATCGAGCCGGCGCGCGGACCGGTCGCCGCGTTCCACGACGCGAAGCACCGGGTTTTTCTGCGAATGCACGACGACCAAGTGGCCTATCGCGCGCTCATGGCCTCGGGAGACTCCACATCTTGAAACGCCGCTCCCTCCTCGCCGCGCTGCTGGTCGCGCCGCTCGCGCCCGCAGCGCTCGTGTCGTGCAAACGCGACACGGCGCCTGCCGCCACGAGCTCCGACGGCGGCGCGAAGGCCACACGCCTCCGGGTCGCGGTCATCCCGAAGGGCACCACCCACGAGTTCTGGAAGGCCGTGCACGCCGGCGCGAACAAGGGCGGCGTCGAGGCCGGCGTCGAGGTCCTGTGGAAGGGCCCGCTGAAGGAAGACGACCTGAAGGCCCAGATCGACGTCGTCCAGTCGTTCGTCGCGCAGGGCGTGGCCGGCGTCGTGCTCGCGCCGCTCAGCGACACGGCGCTGCGCGGCCCGGTGAAGGCCGCGGTCACGGCCGGAATTCCGGTCGTGGTCTTCGACTCCGACCTCCGCGGCGACGATCACGCGAGCTTCGTCGCCACCGACAACGTGGCCGCCGGACGGCTCGCCGCCGACGCGCTCGCGAGGTCCCTCGGAGGCAAGGGGCGCGTGCTCGTGCTGCGCTACCAGGTCGGCTCGGCCAGCACCCAAGGCCGCGAGGAGGGCTTCCTCACCGCCATCAAGGAGCACGCGGGTATCCAGGTCGTGAGCGACAACCAGTACGGGGGGGCGACCACCGAGAGCGCGTTCTCCACGAGTGAGCGGCTCCTCGCAGCGCAGCGCGCCGGCGCCGACGGCGTGCAGGGCGTGTTCACCCCGAACGAGTCGACGACGTTCGGCATGCTGCTCGCCCTACGGAAGGGTGGCCTCGCGGGGAAGGTGAAGCTCGTCGGCTTCGACGCCTCCGAGAAGCTCCTGGCCGCCTTGGAGGGCGGCGACGTCGAAGGCCTCGTCGTCCAGGATCCCTTCAAGATCGGCTACTTGGCCGTGAAGACCATGGCCGCGCGGCTCCGCGGGCAGCCGATCGAGAAGCGCATCGACACGGGCGCGCGCCTCGTGACGAAGGCCACCCTCGCCGAGCCCGAGGTGCGCGAGCTCGTGCGGCCCGACCTCAAGAAGTGGCTGAGCGAGTGAGCGCGCGCGGACCCGCTACGGACGCGGGATCCGCCCAGGGGCGATGGAGGCTCACTGCTCGAAGCAGTAGAGGTGGCGCGCGTTGGCGCAGAGGTTCGTGCCCGAGCTCGTCCAGAAGCCTGGGAGATCCGCCCGGCCCACGGTGCCCATGAAGCGGCCGCCCGTGTCCCACCCGCCGCAGTGCTGGAGGGAGGTCCCCGCGGGGCTCGCGCCCGTCCACACGAGGATCGCCGTGCCGAGCGCCCCGGTCTGATCGGGGATGGATTCAAGCGGCTGGCCGCTCGCGGGGTTGCCCGTGAAGAGGAGCTTCGTGCGCGTGACGTCGTAGTAGGGGCCGGGCGCCGTGATGCGCTGCGCGGCGGACTGCGTCGAGTCAGACAACCACGCGCGGAAAGTGCCCGAGAGGCGCGCGCCCGCCGCGACCTGCGCGCAGACGAAATCGCCCCCGCGGGCGCCCGGGCCGCCGCCTCGCGCCCCCAGGGTGTCGCCCGCGTAGGTGGTGGACGTGAAGAACACTCTGCGCAGCGGCCCAGCGTCCGCGGCGTCGAGGCCTGCGTCGGGGCCTGCGTCGGGGCCTGCGTCGAGGCTCGCGTCGGAGCTCACGTCGGCCGCACCGTCACGGGGTGGGGCCACCTCCTGCGCCGCCGCGTCGCTGATCGAGGGCCGACTGGCGTCCTCCGGCTGCAATTCGGGCGCCTCGGGCGCGATAGCGTCGGGTTCGACGTCGAACCGACCGCCGCAGCGGACGAGCGCGAGCGCGACGAGGAGCCCCCCGCCCACCCTCGCGAGGCGCCGCAGCGCCCGTGTCCCGCTTCGACCGCGCATGATGGCCACGCTCGCAGCGTAGCGCACCCGCACGCGACGGCCACGCTGCATCGGAGCGCGCCGGCTTCGAGGTAGGCTGCGGGGATGTCCCTCCCTTCGAGATTCGTCACGCTCGCGCTCGACGTCCAGTGGGGCGACATGGACGCGCTCGGGCACGTCAACAACACCCGCTACCTCACCTGGTTCGAGTCTGCGCGCATCGCGCTGTTCGGTCGGATCGGCCTCGCGTCGGTGGCGCCGCTCACGGTCGGGCCCATCCTCGCGACCACCACCTGCGACTTCCTCCGCCCGGTCGTGTTCCCGGCGAGGGTGGAGGTCGGCGTGCGCGCCGTGTCGATCGGGGAGACCAGCGTCAAGATGGAGTACGAGGTGCGTGACGCCGCCGCGGCCGAGACCCTGTACGCCCGCGGCACGTCGGTCGTCGTCATCATCGACTACCGCACGATGCAGAAGATCCGCGTGCCGGACGACGTGCGCGCCGCGATCGCTGCGCTCTAGCTCTAGCAGCCTCGCGGGGCAGATGCATATTGCACGCTCCCCCGAACGATGGGGCGCGCTGCGGGCCTCGCGAACTCCTGGTAGCCTCCCAGGGCATGAGCACCGAGCCGCCGATCAACTCCGATCTCCTCGAGGCCCGCCTCGACAAGCTCTCGGGCGGGCCCGCCATCGAGCGCATTCGCGCGCGCCTCCAGGGAGCGGACGACCGCAGGCTCTTCCGCGTGAACCCGTATACGTTCGCCGCAGAGGAGGGCGTGGCGCCCGAACGCGCCGTGGAGCTCTTCCTTCGCGCGGCCGCCCTGGGACTGTTCCGCGCCGAGTGGCTGCTCGTCTGCCGCGGCTGCGGCGAGTACGTCCTGACCCACGCCGGCCTCCGCGACCTCGAGGCCGTCGTCCACTGCGTCACGTGCGCGCGATCGCGGGACGCAAACCTGGACGAGAGCGTCGAGGTGGCGTTCACCGTGCACCCCGACATCCGCCAGATCCGCTACGCGAACCCCGCGTCGCTCACGCCGGAGGACTACTTCACGTCGTACGCGCTCTGCCCGAGCATCCTGGTGCGCGGCGAGGGGCGCTCGCTCGTCGAGCACGTACGCCTCGGGGCGAAGGTGATGACCCGCCTGGCGGCGGGCGCGAGCCACACGTTCGACGTGGAGCTCGAGGTCGGGTGGATCGTAGGCAGTCCGCGAATGATGATCACCGTGGAGGGCGAGCCCACCTCCGAGCTGCGCGAGGTCACGCTGCGGCTCGAGGGCACGGCCTTCACGCCTCGGCCGAAGCTCGCGCCGGGCCCCGCGAGAGTGACGCTCGTCAACGGCACGGACCGCGACACGTTCGTGCTCTCGTACTTCACGCCCATCGTGACGTATTTCGACTACCTCCCGTTCCTCTCGGGCCAGCGGCTCCTGAACTCCCCCGAGTTCCGCCGGCACCTCGGCACCGAGGTCGTGCGCCCGGGCTCTGCCATCCCCACGCGCGACAACACGCTTCTCTTCTCCGACCTGCGCGGCTCCACGGCGCTCTACGACCACGTTGGCGACGTCGCCGCGTTCGAGCTCGTGTCGACCCACCTCGAGCGCCTCGCGCGGGTGATCACGCGGCACTCCGGCGTCGTCGTGAAGACCATCGGCGACGCCGTGATGGCGTCGTTCACGCGGCCCGTGGACGCGGTCCGCGCGGCCTTCGAGATGGGCGGCGAGCTCCAAGGCCTCGGCGACGAGGGGCAGCTCGCCCTCAAGATTGGCATTCACAGGGGGCCCTGCCTCGTCGTCAACGTGAGAGACGAGATTGACTACTTCGGACAGACCGTGAACATCGCGGCGCGCGTCCAGGGCCTCGCGAAGAGCGGGGAGGTGTGCCTCACCGACGCCGTGCTCGAGGGCGCCGAGGTCGCGCAGGTGGTCGCCGAGCACCGCCAGGCGGCCCACCCCGGGAGCGCTGCGTCGCCGCTGCCGAGCGAGTCCGTTGGGCTGCGGGGCGTGGGCACCCCGTGCGTCGTCCACCGCCTCGGTGGGTGACCGGCGAGACGCGAACCCATCCTGGCGGTCGCGGGCTCTCACGGGCGAGGTGCCCCATGAGGAAGACGTGCTCGCTCTCCTGGCTCTGGCGGCTCTGGCCCATGACCGCGCTCCTGCTGCCGCTTCTTGCCTGCGCGAGCAGCGCGAACGCGCCGCTCTCCGCCGCGGAGCGCGACGGCCTCGTGTTCACCCGCGAGGAAGAGAAGCTCGCGCGCGACGTGTACAGCGCGCTCCAGCGCCACGATCCTTCGTTCGTGAACGTCGGCGCGAGCGAGCAGAACCACATGGACGCGATCGAGACCCTGCTCGACCGCTACGACGTGGCGGATCCAGCGGAAGGGCGCGCGGTCGGCGAGCTCACGAACCCCAAGCTCAAGGGCCTCCACGACGCGCTCGTCGCGAGCGGCTCGCGCTCCCGCGAGGCGGCGCTCGCCGTGGGAGTCGAGATCGAAGAGCTCGACATCGTGGACATCGAGACGGCCCGCCAAGCCGTCACCCACACCGACATCCTCACGACCTACGACAACCTCACGCGGGGCTCCCGGAATCACCTGCGCACCTTCCACGGGAAGCTCGTGGCCGCGGGCGGGAGCTACACGCCGAAGCACCTCGACGCGGCCGCCTTCCGCGCGATCGTCGAGTCCGGCACCGAGCGAGGCCCATGACTCGCCAGAGCTAGCTAGCTTAGCTATCGCTAGAACGCCTCGTTGATCTGGATGTAGAAGGCGCTCGTGCCGTCGTTGGCCACGCCCACGTCGAAGCGACCGTTGAGTCGCTCGTCGCGGTCGAACATGAAGCGCAGGCCGCCGCCGGCGGTGCCCTTGATGTCGTGAAAGTCGAAGTCGAGCAGGCCGGGCGCGACTACTCCCGCGCTCGCGAACCCCACCCGCCGAAACGCCACACGATGGGGAAGCGGTACTCCACCTGAGAGATGATGGCGTTCTGATCGCGAAAGCGGCCGTCGAAGTATCCGCGCATACGGAACTGCCCGCCGAGCCCGGGCAGCTGGGTGAACGGCACGTTCCACGCCGTCGAGGCGGCGTAGCCCTGAATGGCGAACACGTGGTTCCACCAGAGGGG is from Myxococcales bacterium and encodes:
- a CDS encoding FGGY-family carbohydrate kinase, whose product is MTPLTLGVDVGTGSARAGLFDASGALRGLGVCPIAMGTPEEDFAEQSSEDIWRACGVAVRAALASAGATADDVAGVGFDATCSLVVLDADDAPVTASPTGDDAWNVIVWMDHRAIDQTRRVNDAARAGGHEVLRYVGGAISVEMQTPKLLWLKERLPASFQRARRFLDLPDFLTFRATGDDTRSLCSTACKWTYLARSAPRDARDAVTESGWQAPFFRDVGLGELADEGFSRLGQRVAPMGQRVGGLTERAARELGLRAGTPVGASIIDAHAGGLGLLGMTIDGQAPTAETLDRRLALIGGTSTCHMAVSREPRFIPGIWGPYFSAMVPDLWLTEGGQSATGALLDHTLATHALGAELSRDAAARGLRATDLLHERLDALAAGAPFAAALTRDLHVLPDHHGNRSPRADASLRGMVSGLKLTGSIDALALLYLATVQALAHGTRHIVDTMNAHGYRIDTLLATGGDAKNAVFLREHADATGCRIVLPREPEAVLLGAAMLGATAAGHHPGVLAAMNAMSSAARVIEPARGPVAAFHDAKHRVFLRMHDDQVAYRALMASGDSTS
- a CDS encoding substrate-binding domain-containing protein, with amino-acid sequence MLVAPLAPAALVSCKRDTAPAATSSDGGAKATRLRVAVIPKGTTHEFWKAVHAGANKGGVEAGVEVLWKGPLKEDDLKAQIDVVQSFVAQGVAGVVLAPLSDTALRGPVKAAVTAGIPVVVFDSDLRGDDHASFVATDNVAAGRLAADALARSLGGKGRVLVLRYQVGSASTQGREEGFLTAIKEHAGIQVVSDNQYGGATTESAFSTSERLLAAQRAGADGVQGVFTPNESTTFGMLLALRKGGLAGKVKLVGFDASEKLLAALEGGDVEGLVVQDPFKIGYLAVKTMAARLRGQPIEKRIDTGARLVTKATLAEPEVRELVRPDLKKWLSE
- a CDS encoding acyl-CoA thioesterase; translated protein: MSLPSRFVTLALDVQWGDMDALGHVNNTRYLTWFESARIALFGRIGLASVAPLTVGPILATTTCDFLRPVVFPARVEVGVRAVSIGETSVKMEYEVRDAAAAETLYARGTSVVVIIDYRTMQKIRVPDDVRAAIAAL
- a CDS encoding adenylate/guanylate cyclase domain-containing protein, translated to MSTEPPINSDLLEARLDKLSGGPAIERIRARLQGADDRRLFRVNPYTFAAEEGVAPERAVELFLRAAALGLFRAEWLLVCRGCGEYVLTHAGLRDLEAVVHCVTCARSRDANLDESVEVAFTVHPDIRQIRYANPASLTPEDYFTSYALCPSILVRGEGRSLVEHVRLGAKVMTRLAAGASHTFDVELEVGWIVGSPRMMITVEGEPTSELREVTLRLEGTAFTPRPKLAPGPARVTLVNGTDRDTFVLSYFTPIVTYFDYLPFLSGQRLLNSPEFRRHLGTEVVRPGSAIPTRDNTLLFSDLRGSTALYDHVGDVAAFELVSTHLERLARVITRHSGVVVKTIGDAVMASFTRPVDAVRAAFEMGGELQGLGDEGQLALKIGIHRGPCLVVNVRDEIDYFGQTVNIAARVQGLAKSGEVCLTDAVLEGAEVAQVVAEHRQAAHPGSAASPLPSESVGLRGVGTPCVVHRLGG
- a CDS encoding DUF2202 domain-containing protein codes for the protein MRKTCSLSWLWRLWPMTALLLPLLACASSANAPLSAAERDGLVFTREEEKLARDVYSALQRHDPSFVNVGASEQNHMDAIETLLDRYDVADPAEGRAVGELTNPKLKGLHDALVASGSRSREAALAVGVEIEELDIVDIETARQAVTHTDILTTYDNLTRGSRNHLRTFHGKLVAAGGSYTPKHLDAAAFRAIVESGTERGP